From Hippoglossus stenolepis isolate QCI-W04-F060 chromosome 4, HSTE1.2, whole genome shotgun sequence, a single genomic window includes:
- the LOC118106039 gene encoding solute carrier family 25 member 36-A isoform X2 — MTPPGPLHCLKLILEKEGPRSLFRGLGPNLVGVAPSRAIYFAAYSTAKEKLNGVLEPDSTQVHMVSAGTAGFTAITATNPIWLIKTRLQLDARNRGERKMSAFECVRRVYQTDGLRGFYRGMSASYAGISETVIHFVIYENIKRRLLEAKAPQNMDEEEETSKDASDFVGMMLAAATSKTCATTIAYPHEVIRTRLREEGTKYRSFFQTLTTVPKEEGYRALYRGLFTHLVRQIPNTAIMMCTYELVVYFLNG, encoded by the exons ATGACCCCTCCAGGGCCCCTGCACTGTCTCAA ATTGATACTGGAGAAAGAAGGACCTCGCTCACTCTTCAGGGGCTTGGGGCCAAACTTGGTGGGCGTTGCACCTTCCAG AGCAATCTACTTTGCTGCTTACTCTACTGCCAAAGAGAAATTGAACGGTGTGTTGGAACCTGACTCCACACAGGTACACATGGTGTCGGCTGGAACGGCAG GTTTTACAGCTATCACAGCAACCAATCCAATATGGTTGATAAAGACCCGCCTACAACTGGATGCGAG GAATCGGGGTGAGCGCAAGATGAGTGCGTTTGAGTGTGTACGGCGAGTGTATCAGACAGACGGCCTGCGAGGCTTCTACAGGGGCATGTCCGCATCCTATGCTGGCATCTCAGAGACTGTGATCCACTTTGTGATTTATGAAAACATCAAACGTCGCCTCTTGGAGGCCAAGGCGCCGCAAAAcatggacgaggaggaggagacatctAAAGATGCCTCAGACTTTGTGGGAATGATGCTTGCTGCTGCCACCTCCAAGACCTGTGCCACAACTATCGCTTATCCTCATG AAGTGATCCGGACCAGGCTACGTGAGGAGGGCACCAAGTATCGCTCTTTCTTCCAGACTCTAACGACAGTGCCCAAAGAGGAGGGCTACCGTGCTCTGTACCGCGGCCTCTTCACTCACCTGGTACGACAGATCCCCAACACTGCCATCATGATGTGCACCTACGAGTTGGTGGTCTACTTCCTGAATGGTTAA
- the LOC118106039 gene encoding solute carrier family 25 member 36-A isoform X1, translating to MSQRDTLVHLFAGGCGGTVGAILTCPLEVVKTRLQSSSITLYVSEVQLSTVNGASVARMTPPGPLHCLKLILEKEGPRSLFRGLGPNLVGVAPSRAIYFAAYSTAKEKLNGVLEPDSTQVHMVSAGTAGFTAITATNPIWLIKTRLQLDARNRGERKMSAFECVRRVYQTDGLRGFYRGMSASYAGISETVIHFVIYENIKRRLLEAKAPQNMDEEEETSKDASDFVGMMLAAATSKTCATTIAYPHEVIRTRLREEGTKYRSFFQTLTTVPKEEGYRALYRGLFTHLVRQIPNTAIMMCTYELVVYFLNG from the exons ATGAGTCAACGAGACACTTTAGTTCATCTGTTTGCTGGAGG atGTGGGGGCACGGTAGGAGCCATATTAACTTGTCCACTAGAAGTAGTGAAGACACGTCTGCAGTCATCCTCCATCACCCTCTACGTGTCTGAGGTTCAGCTCAGTACAGTCAATGGGGCCAGTGTGGCCCGCATGACCCCTCCAGGGCCCCTGCACTGTCTCAA ATTGATACTGGAGAAAGAAGGACCTCGCTCACTCTTCAGGGGCTTGGGGCCAAACTTGGTGGGCGTTGCACCTTCCAG AGCAATCTACTTTGCTGCTTACTCTACTGCCAAAGAGAAATTGAACGGTGTGTTGGAACCTGACTCCACACAGGTACACATGGTGTCGGCTGGAACGGCAG GTTTTACAGCTATCACAGCAACCAATCCAATATGGTTGATAAAGACCCGCCTACAACTGGATGCGAG GAATCGGGGTGAGCGCAAGATGAGTGCGTTTGAGTGTGTACGGCGAGTGTATCAGACAGACGGCCTGCGAGGCTTCTACAGGGGCATGTCCGCATCCTATGCTGGCATCTCAGAGACTGTGATCCACTTTGTGATTTATGAAAACATCAAACGTCGCCTCTTGGAGGCCAAGGCGCCGCAAAAcatggacgaggaggaggagacatctAAAGATGCCTCAGACTTTGTGGGAATGATGCTTGCTGCTGCCACCTCCAAGACCTGTGCCACAACTATCGCTTATCCTCATG AAGTGATCCGGACCAGGCTACGTGAGGAGGGCACCAAGTATCGCTCTTTCTTCCAGACTCTAACGACAGTGCCCAAAGAGGAGGGCTACCGTGCTCTGTACCGCGGCCTCTTCACTCACCTGGTACGACAGATCCCCAACACTGCCATCATGATGTGCACCTACGAGTTGGTGGTCTACTTCCTGAATGGTTAA